In Anaeromusa acidaminophila DSM 3853, a single window of DNA contains:
- a CDS encoding DUF4321 domain-containing protein, producing MAVRTGSLGRGYGMLALFVVTGAVFGGMLGDFLASSGWLSPLAPYLTRKFPLLEMPPVLVNLYVLQIQFSLSLYPNFISLLGIIAAVLLFRRL from the coding sequence ATGGCTGTCCGTACCGGCTCGTTGGGCAGGGGATATGGCATGTTAGCGCTTTTTGTAGTAACTGGCGCTGTATTTGGCGGCATGTTGGGAGATTTTTTGGCGTCCTCTGGTTGGCTTAGCCCGCTGGCGCCCTATTTGACCCGAAAGTTTCCACTATTGGAAATGCCTCCGGTGCTGGTGAATCTATATGTGCTGCAGATCCAGTTTTCTTTGTCGTTATATCCTAATTTTATCAGTCTGTTGGGGATTATTGCCGCGGTGCTTTTATTCCGCCGACTATAA
- a CDS encoding biotin/lipoyl-containing protein — MKKFNITVNGASYQVEVEEVIAAPAKAAAPAAKPAAAPAAAPAAPAAAAAPAVVADGDTPVKAPMPGKIIRLVAEAGKAVKKGDVLMILEAMKMQNEITAPVAGTLKSLNAVAGQGVKPGDVIAVIGK; from the coding sequence ATGAAAAAATTTAACATTACTGTTAATGGTGCTTCCTATCAGGTAGAAGTAGAAGAAGTTATCGCAGCTCCGGCGAAAGCCGCTGCTCCGGCCGCTAAACCGGCTGCTGCTCCCGCTGCTGCTCCGGCCGCTCCGGCTGCCGCTGCTGCTCCGGCTGTTGTTGCTGATGGCGACACTCCGGTCAAAGCTCCTATGCCTGGCAAAATTATCCGTCTGGTTGCCGAAGCCGGCAAAGCCGTTAAAAAAGGCGACGTGCTGATGATTCTGGAAGCCATGAAAATGCAGAACGAAATCACAGCTCCTGTTGCGGGTACCCTCAAGTCCCTCAACGCTGTGGCTGGCCAAGGCGTAAAGCCTGGCGATGTTATCGCTGTTATTGGCAAGTAA
- the mmdA gene encoding methylmalonyl-CoA decarboxylase subunit alpha translates to MATVQEKIQELKANQAKIMQAGGAKRVEKQHSTGKMTARERIEFFFDPDSFVELDQFVRHRCVNFGMQTKEIPAEGVITGYGTVNGRLVYAFAQDFTCEGGSLGEMHAAKICKVLDLSLKMGAPIVGINDSGGARIQEAVDALAGYGKIFYKNTLASGVVPQISVIMGPCAGGAVYSPALTDFIYMVKNTSQMFITGPAVIKSVTAEEVTAEDLGGAMTHNSVSGVAHFAAENDQDCLEQIQYLLSFLPSNNLEETPVVDTGDCPDRMSDELNTLLPDNPNMPYDMFDVIREVVDNGEFYESHKHYAQNIITCFARLDGRAVGIIANQPNVMAGCLDINASDKSARFIRFCDAFNIPILTLVDVPGFLPGVDQEYGGIIRHGAKMLYAYSEASVPKVTVITRKAYGGSYLAMCSQDLGADQVFAWPTAEIAVMGPAGAANIIFRKDPDVAAKTEKYVEEFATPYKAAERGFVDIVIEPKETRPRIITAFNMLSSKREARPAKKHGNLPV, encoded by the coding sequence ATGGCTACTGTTCAGGAAAAAATCCAAGAACTGAAAGCCAATCAGGCCAAGATCATGCAAGCCGGCGGCGCAAAACGCGTTGAAAAGCAACATTCTACCGGTAAGATGACGGCCCGTGAGCGCATTGAATTCTTTTTTGACCCCGATAGCTTTGTGGAATTGGATCAGTTTGTACGGCATCGTTGCGTAAACTTTGGCATGCAGACGAAAGAAATTCCCGCCGAAGGCGTTATTACCGGCTATGGTACGGTTAATGGCCGCCTGGTGTATGCATTTGCTCAGGATTTCACCTGCGAAGGCGGTTCTTTGGGTGAAATGCATGCCGCTAAAATCTGTAAAGTGTTGGATCTGTCCTTGAAAATGGGAGCTCCGATCGTTGGTATCAACGATTCCGGCGGCGCTCGTATTCAAGAAGCGGTTGACGCTTTGGCAGGCTACGGCAAAATTTTCTACAAAAACACTCTGGCATCCGGCGTTGTTCCCCAGATTTCCGTAATCATGGGACCATGTGCTGGCGGCGCTGTGTATTCTCCGGCTCTGACCGACTTCATCTATATGGTGAAGAACACCAGCCAGATGTTCATTACCGGTCCTGCAGTTATTAAATCCGTTACGGCGGAAGAAGTAACCGCAGAAGACCTCGGCGGCGCTATGACGCATAACTCCGTATCCGGTGTGGCTCATTTTGCTGCTGAAAATGATCAGGACTGCCTGGAGCAGATCCAGTATCTGCTGAGCTTCCTGCCCAGCAACAACCTGGAGGAAACTCCGGTTGTGGATACTGGCGACTGCCCGGACCGCATGTCTGACGAGCTCAACACCTTGCTGCCGGATAACCCGAACATGCCTTACGACATGTTCGATGTAATCCGCGAAGTGGTTGACAATGGTGAGTTCTATGAATCGCATAAGCATTATGCGCAGAACATCATCACCTGCTTTGCCCGCTTGGACGGTCGCGCGGTCGGTATTATTGCCAATCAGCCGAACGTTATGGCCGGCTGCTTAGACATCAACGCTTCGGATAAATCCGCGCGGTTTATTCGTTTCTGCGATGCCTTCAATATTCCGATTCTCACTTTGGTTGACGTTCCGGGCTTCTTGCCTGGCGTTGATCAAGAATATGGCGGTATCATCCGTCATGGCGCCAAAATGCTTTATGCATATTCCGAAGCCAGCGTGCCGAAAGTAACCGTAATTACCCGTAAAGCGTATGGCGGTTCCTATCTGGCCATGTGCTCTCAGGACTTGGGCGCCGATCAAGTGTTTGCTTGGCCGACTGCTGAGATTGCCGTTATGGGTCCTGCCGGTGCTGCTAACATCATCTTCCGTAAGGATCCTGATGTGGCTGCGAAAACCGAAAAATATGTTGAAGAGTTCGCAACTCCGTACAAAGCGGCTGAACGCGGCTTCGTTGACATCGTCATTGAGCCCAAGGAAACTCGTCCGCGCATTATTACGGCCTTCAACATGTTGTCCAGCAAGCGTGAGGCTCGTCCGGCCAAAAAGCACGGCAACCTCCCGGTATAA